One genomic window of Evansella cellulosilytica DSM 2522 includes the following:
- a CDS encoding G5 and 3D domain-containing protein — MTQWMKQFFSRLSWRKFAISSVGLLTLMGILVFAIYEATKISVTVEVDDEQETIYTHASTVGEVLKERGIEVGVHDYIEPSLDTVINDATEIVYIPAQQVIVTIDGNEEEVWTIASNVKQLLDELDVEVNEHDVISPSLHEAITSNMTITYEEAFKVIVHSDGEEKEFWTTSTTVADFLERENFTLGELDRVEPSLEEKLDEEVELNVVRVEKVTDVVEETVDFATVRRNDSSLEQGSEEVVQNGQEGRIEKHYEVIFEDGEEVSRELVKEEKVRDSEDRIVAVGTKAPQQTVSRSASSDSASGDWQTFTATAYSAYCNGCSGNTATGLNLRANPDKNVIAVDPNVIPLGSRVEIKGMGTFLAADTGGAINGRIVDIFMPDPNGATTNNRALSFGRQTVELRILD; from the coding sequence ATGACTCAATGGATGAAGCAATTTTTCTCTCGTCTTTCATGGAGAAAATTTGCCATATCCAGTGTTGGCCTCCTAACGTTGATGGGAATTCTCGTATTCGCTATCTATGAGGCTACGAAAATATCAGTTACCGTTGAGGTAGATGATGAGCAAGAAACGATTTACACTCATGCATCAACAGTTGGAGAGGTTTTAAAGGAGCGCGGGATAGAAGTAGGCGTTCACGATTACATCGAACCATCCCTAGATACAGTAATCAATGACGCAACAGAAATTGTATATATACCAGCACAACAAGTGATTGTCACAATTGATGGAAACGAAGAGGAAGTATGGACAATTGCTAGTAACGTTAAACAATTATTGGACGAATTAGATGTTGAAGTGAATGAACACGATGTCATCAGCCCATCGTTACATGAAGCTATTACGAGTAATATGACTATTACTTATGAAGAAGCATTTAAAGTAATAGTACATAGTGACGGTGAGGAAAAAGAATTTTGGACAACTTCGACAACGGTCGCTGACTTTTTAGAGAGAGAAAATTTCACCTTAGGTGAATTAGACCGAGTAGAGCCATCTTTAGAAGAAAAACTCGACGAGGAAGTAGAACTTAATGTAGTTCGTGTAGAAAAAGTCACCGATGTTGTGGAAGAAACTGTAGACTTTGCCACAGTAAGAAGAAACGATTCATCATTAGAGCAAGGCTCTGAAGAAGTCGTACAAAATGGTCAAGAAGGTCGCATTGAAAAACACTATGAGGTCATTTTTGAAGATGGAGAAGAAGTTTCTCGAGAGTTAGTGAAAGAGGAGAAAGTACGTGACAGCGAAGATAGAATCGTCGCCGTAGGTACAAAAGCACCTCAACAAACAGTCTCAAGAAGCGCATCATCCGATTCAGCATCAGGCGATTGGCAGACCTTTACTGCTACAGCTTATTCTGCATACTGTAATGGATGTTCAGGAAACACAGCGACAGGCTTAAACTTAAGAGCTAATCCAGATAAAAATGTTATTGCTGTTGACCCGAATGTGATTCCATTAGGATCACGTGTAGAAATTAAAGGGATGGGTACATTTTTAGCAGCTGATACTGGAGGAGCAATTAACGGTAGAATAGTAGATATTTTTATGCCTGATCCTAACGGAGCAACAACAAATAATCGTGCCTTGTCATTTGGTAGGCAAACGGTAGAACTTCGAATACTTGATTAA
- a CDS encoding TatD family hydrolase — protein sequence MLFDTHVHLNADQYEEDVNEVIERALANEVTNMVVVGFDEKTIPKAIQLAETYDFIYAAVGWHPVDAIDFEERHLQWLKELSSHEKVVAIGETGLDYHWDKSPKSVQKEVFRKQIQLAKEVKLPLIIHDREAHQDIVNILKEEDAQEVGGIMHCFGGDLHIAKQCLDLRFHISFGGPVTFKNAQLPKDVAKEIPMDRILVETDAPYLAPHPYRGKRNEPAYVKLIAEKIAELKEINVVDFAKMTTENAKKLFGIK from the coding sequence ATGTTATTTGATACACACGTACACTTAAATGCAGATCAATATGAAGAAGATGTAAACGAAGTGATAGAGCGAGCTTTGGCTAACGAAGTTACAAACATGGTCGTTGTTGGCTTTGATGAGAAAACGATACCGAAAGCAATACAGTTAGCTGAAACGTATGACTTTATATATGCGGCTGTTGGATGGCATCCTGTCGACGCCATCGACTTTGAAGAGCGTCATTTACAGTGGTTAAAAGAGCTTTCGTCACATGAAAAAGTTGTAGCTATTGGTGAAACAGGCTTAGATTATCATTGGGATAAATCACCTAAGTCCGTACAAAAAGAAGTTTTTCGCAAGCAGATTCAATTAGCAAAAGAAGTAAAGTTGCCACTTATTATTCATGATAGAGAAGCCCATCAAGATATTGTAAATATATTGAAGGAGGAAGATGCACAAGAAGTAGGAGGTATCATGCACTGCTTCGGTGGTGATTTACATATAGCGAAACAGTGTCTAGACTTACGTTTCCATATATCTTTTGGGGGACCTGTTACTTTTAAAAACGCCCAGCTTCCAAAGGATGTTGCTAAAGAAATACCAATGGATCGTATTTTAGTTGAAACTGATGCACCATATCTAGCGCCACACCCATACAGAGGAAAAAGAAATGAACCAGCTTATGTAAAGCTAATAGCAGAAAAAATAGCTGAGCTAAAAGAAATAAATGTAGTCGATTTTGCAAAAATGACAACTGAAAATGCAAAAAAACTTTTCGGAATAAAGTGA
- the metG gene encoding methionine--tRNA ligase — protein sequence MSEARKTFYLTTPIYYPSDKLHIGHAYTTVAGDAMARYKRLRGYDVMFLTGTDEHGQKIERKAEDKGVSPQQFVDDIVKTIKSLWSKLDISYDDFIRTTEERHKKVVQKIFDQLLQQGDIYLDQYEGLYCTPCESFFTDYQAKDGKCPDCSRPVEKVQEESYFFRMSKYADRLLKYYEENPDFIQPESRKNEMINNFIKPGLEDLAVSRTSFDWGINVKSNPEHVVYVWIDALSNYITALGYGSDDETLYKKYWPADVHLVGKEIVRFHTIYWPIMLMALDLPLPKKVFGHGWLLMKDGKMSKSKGNVVDPVPLIERYGLDALRYYLLREVPFGSDGTFTPEGFVDRVNYDLANDLGNLLNRTVAMINKYFDGEMPKYIKNATSYDESLVDHVNATVKKVEDAMEDMEFSVALTAIWQLVSRTNKYIDETQPWIIARDETAKEQLGSVMYHLAESLRYISILIQPFLTEAPKKIWEQLGITEDQTVWSTLQDFGKTESGTKVVTKGEPLFPRLDVKEEIKHIIVSMGGEVISEEEEKNKKQQDKAAPEVEEITIDDFTKVELRVAEVMKAEKVKKADKLLKIQLDLGYEQRQVVSGIAKYYTPENLVGKKVICVTNLKPVKLRGELSQGMILAASEGDQLTLATIGESLPNGAKVK from the coding sequence TGATGAGCACGGCCAAAAAATTGAACGTAAAGCAGAGGATAAAGGTGTTTCACCACAGCAATTTGTTGATGATATTGTTAAAACGATTAAGAGTCTATGGTCTAAGCTAGATATTTCCTATGATGATTTTATTCGCACGACGGAGGAGCGTCATAAGAAGGTCGTTCAAAAAATATTTGACCAGCTATTGCAGCAAGGAGATATTTATTTAGATCAGTATGAAGGTCTTTATTGTACACCGTGCGAATCCTTTTTTACAGATTACCAAGCTAAGGATGGAAAATGTCCAGATTGTAGTCGTCCAGTAGAAAAGGTACAAGAAGAGTCGTATTTCTTTCGCATGAGTAAATATGCAGATCGATTACTAAAGTATTATGAAGAAAACCCAGACTTTATCCAACCAGAGTCGAGAAAAAATGAAATGATCAACAATTTCATTAAGCCTGGATTAGAGGATTTAGCAGTTTCAAGAACGTCATTTGATTGGGGTATTAACGTTAAAAGTAACCCAGAGCATGTTGTATACGTGTGGATTGATGCATTATCAAACTATATTACAGCGTTAGGGTACGGCAGTGATGATGAAACATTGTATAAAAAATATTGGCCAGCAGATGTACACTTAGTTGGTAAGGAAATTGTACGTTTCCATACGATTTATTGGCCTATTATGTTAATGGCTTTAGATTTACCATTACCAAAGAAAGTTTTCGGTCACGGATGGCTATTAATGAAGGACGGTAAGATGTCTAAATCCAAAGGCAATGTAGTCGATCCAGTACCACTCATTGAAAGGTATGGACTTGATGCTCTACGCTACTACCTACTAAGAGAAGTGCCTTTTGGTTCAGATGGAACATTTACTCCAGAAGGCTTCGTCGATCGAGTGAACTATGATTTGGCCAATGATTTAGGGAATTTATTAAATCGTACAGTGGCGATGATCAATAAGTATTTTGATGGAGAAATGCCAAAGTATATTAAGAATGCAACATCATACGATGAATCATTAGTCGACCACGTCAATGCAACAGTAAAGAAGGTTGAGGATGCCATGGAGGACATGGAATTTTCCGTTGCATTAACAGCGATTTGGCAGCTTGTAAGTCGTACAAACAAGTATATAGATGAAACACAGCCTTGGATTATAGCGAGAGACGAAACAGCAAAAGAACAATTAGGTTCTGTCATGTATCATCTTGCAGAATCGCTTCGATATATTTCCATCTTGATTCAGCCGTTCTTAACAGAAGCACCAAAGAAAATTTGGGAGCAGTTAGGGATTACAGAAGATCAAACAGTATGGAGCACATTACAGGACTTTGGAAAAACTGAAAGTGGAACAAAGGTTGTAACAAAGGGAGAACCGCTTTTCCCTCGACTTGATGTAAAGGAAGAAATAAAGCACATCATCGTTTCAATGGGTGGAGAAGTGATATCAGAAGAAGAGGAAAAAAATAAAAAACAGCAAGACAAAGCTGCTCCAGAAGTCGAGGAGATTACGATAGATGACTTTACAAAAGTTGAATTAAGAGTAGCGGAAGTCATGAAAGCTGAAAAGGTGAAAAAAGCAGATAAGCTACTAAAAATCCAGCTAGATTTAGGTTATGAGCAGCGACAAGTAGTCTCTGGAATTGCAAAATATTATACACCAGAAAATTTGGTAGGTAAAAAAGTAATATGTGTAACAAACCTTAAACCGGTAAAGCTTCGCGGGGAGCTTTCGCAAGGAATGATCCTTGCAGCATCTGAAGGAGATCAGCTTACTTTAGCGACAATAGGAGAGTCATTACCAAATGGTGCGAAGGTAAAATAA
- the rnmV gene encoding ribonuclease M5 has product MKPIIKEVIVVEGKSDTNVIKRFLECDTIETNGSAVEDHVIKRIKLANDRRGVIIFTDPDYPGEKIRHIINEKVPGCKHAFISKESAIDYQKKKVGVEHANKESILSAIEKAKPSSSYEVVSEITKEDLLHAKLIGGSGSRERREALGTKLNIGYTNGKQLLKRLQQFQISKNEFADALRHIERGEDDDR; this is encoded by the coding sequence ATGAAGCCGATAATAAAAGAAGTAATAGTAGTAGAAGGAAAAAGTGATACAAACGTAATAAAGCGTTTTTTAGAATGCGATACGATAGAGACAAACGGTTCTGCAGTCGAGGACCACGTCATAAAAAGGATAAAGTTAGCTAATGATCGTAGAGGTGTCATTATATTTACAGATCCTGATTATCCAGGCGAAAAAATTAGGCATATAATAAATGAAAAAGTTCCAGGCTGTAAGCATGCTTTTATAAGTAAAGAAAGTGCAATTGATTATCAAAAGAAAAAGGTTGGAGTAGAGCATGCTAATAAAGAAAGTATCCTTTCAGCTATTGAGAAAGCGAAGCCGTCATCATCATATGAGGTAGTTAGTGAAATAACAAAAGAGGATCTATTACATGCAAAATTAATAGGAGGGAGCGGGTCACGTGAGAGGCGTGAAGCGCTTGGAACAAAGTTAAATATCGGATACACAAATGGGAAACAGCTATTAAAGAGACTTCAACAGTTTCAAATATCTAAAAATGAGTTTGCCGATGCTTTACGTCATATAGAAAGAGGAGAAGATGATGATAGATAA
- the rsmA gene encoding 16S rRNA (adenine(1518)-N(6)/adenine(1519)-N(6))-dimethyltransferase RsmA, with translation MDKDIATPKKTKAILDKYGFSFKKSLGQNFLIDTNVLKRIVAAANVSQSTGVIEIGPGIGALTEQLAKEAKRVVAFEIDQRLLPILKETLSAYEHTKIIHQDVLKADVQKVIKDEFEENEELAVVANLPYYVTTPILMKLLEEKLPVRTIVVMIQKEVAERIAAKPNSKNYGSLSIAAQYYADAETVFTVPKTVFVPQPNVDSAILRLSIREKPPITVKDEAFFFEIIRASFAQRRKTILNNLAHHFSTLSKQTIEEILQSINIDPRRRGEALSMEEFGVLSDNLLKKFRT, from the coding sequence ATAGATAAAGATATTGCGACACCTAAAAAAACAAAAGCAATTTTAGATAAGTATGGGTTTTCCTTCAAAAAAAGTCTCGGACAAAATTTCTTAATTGATACAAATGTGTTAAAACGTATCGTTGCAGCGGCGAATGTTAGTCAAAGTACAGGCGTTATAGAAATTGGCCCTGGAATTGGTGCTCTCACTGAGCAATTAGCAAAAGAAGCAAAAAGGGTTGTTGCCTTTGAAATTGACCAGCGTTTGTTACCTATCTTAAAAGAGACATTATCAGCCTATGAACATACAAAGATCATACACCAAGACGTATTGAAAGCCGATGTCCAAAAAGTAATTAAAGATGAATTTGAAGAAAACGAGGAATTAGCAGTTGTAGCAAACTTACCTTACTATGTGACAACACCAATATTAATGAAACTGTTAGAAGAAAAACTACCAGTTAGAACAATCGTTGTCATGATCCAAAAGGAAGTAGCAGAGCGAATAGCAGCTAAACCTAACTCCAAAAATTACGGGTCATTATCAATTGCAGCCCAATATTATGCAGATGCTGAAACTGTTTTTACAGTACCTAAAACTGTTTTTGTTCCTCAACCGAATGTGGACTCGGCAATATTAAGACTGTCAATACGAGAAAAGCCACCGATTACAGTAAAGGATGAAGCTTTCTTTTTTGAAATCATACGAGCTAGCTTTGCTCAGCGTAGAAAAACTATTTTAAATAATTTAGCTCACCATTTTAGTACATTATCAAAGCAAACAATTGAAGAAATACTACAAAGTATCAATATAGATCCGAGAAGGCGTGGAGAGGCGCTCTCAATGGAAGAGTTTGGTGTATTAAGTGATAATTTATTAAAAAAATTCCGTACATAG